One window of Dendropsophus ebraccatus isolate aDenEbr1 chromosome 13, aDenEbr1.pat, whole genome shotgun sequence genomic DNA carries:
- the WARS1 gene encoding tryptophan--tRNA ligase, cytoplasmic, which produces MADPGSSDTLSPLELYNRVSEQGDKVRALKTEKAPKDEIDAAVKLLLTLKVDYKNATGEDYKPGSPPTSDTPNTNNGLPAASDGEDFVDPWNVQTGSAKGVDYDKLIVRFGSSKIDQDLIDRIERVTGNKAHHFLRRGIFFSHRDMHQILDAVENKKMFYLYTGRGPSSQAMHVGHLIPFIFTKWLQETFNVPLVIQMTDDEKYLWKDLTLEKAYEYTIENAKDIIACGFDVNKTFIFSDLEYMGMSSGFYKNVVRVQKHVTFNQVKGIFGFTDSDCIGKISFPAIQAAPSFSSSFPEIFNGKKDVQCLIPCAIDQDPYFRMTRDVAPRINYLKPALMHSTFFPALQGAQTKMSASDANSSIFLTDTAKQIKNKINKHAFSGGKDTIEEHRKYGGNCEVDVCYMYLTFFLEDDENLEKIKQDYTSGALLTGELKKILIETLQPMIAAHQERRKQVTEDLVKQFMTPRKLAFDF; this is translated from the exons GATGAAATTGACGCTGCAGTGAAGCTTCTCCTGACTCTCAAAGTCGACTACAAGAATGCCACAGGCGAGGACTACAAGCCGGGCTCCCCACCCACCAGTGACACTCCAAATACCAACAACGGGCTTCCTGCTGCCAGTGATGGGGAGGACTTTGTGGATCCATGGAATGTGCAAACGGGCAGCGCAAAGGGGGTAGACTATGATAAACTTATAG TTCGCTTTGGAAGCAGCAAAATTGACCAGGATCTTATAGACAGAATAGAGCGGGTAACCGGGAACAAGGCGCACCATTTCTTACGGAGAGGAATCTTTTTTTCACACAG GGACATGCACCAGATTCTGGATGCAGTCGAGAACAAGAAGATGTTTTACCTGTATACCGGAAGGGGGCCGTCTTCCCAGGCAATGCACGTCGGTCACCTGATTCCTTTCATCTTCACCAA GTGGTTACAGGAAACCTTTAATGTCCCTCTGGTCATCCAAATGACGGATGATGAGAAGTATCTGTGGAAAGACTTGACCTTAGAGAAGGCCTATGAATACACCATAGAAAACGCCAAGGACATTATCGCCTGCGGCTTCGATGTTAACAAGACCTTCATCTTCTCTGACCTGGAATACATGGG GATGAGTTCGGGTTTCTACAAAAACGTTGTACGAGTCCAGAAACACGTCACGTTCAACCAAGTTAAAGGCATATTTGGCTTTACAGACAGCGACTGCATTG GTAAAATCAGCTTTCCTGCTATTCAGGCCGCACCGTCCTTCAGCAGCTCCTTCCCAGAGATATTCAATGGCAAAAAAGATGTTCAGTGTCTCATCCCTTGTGCCATCGACCAG GATCCATACTTCAGAATGACTCGGGATGTAGCTCCCAGGATCAATTACCTTAAACCAGCCTTGATGCATTCAACCTTCTTTCCTGCATTGCAAGGGGCACAGACAAAAATGAGCGCCAGCGATGCCAATTCTTCTATATTCCTCACAGACACGGCCAAGCAGATCAAGAATAAG ATCAATAAGCATGCATTTTCTGGGGGCAAAGATACCATCGAAGAACACCGGAAATATGGTGGCAACTGCGAAGTTGACGTCTGTTATATGTACCTGACTTTCTTCCTTGAAGATGACGAGAATCTTGAAAAAATTAAGCAG GACTACACCAGCGGAGCTTTACTAACAGGAGAACTGAAGAAAATCTTGATAGAGACTTTACAGCCGATGATCGCGGCGCACCAGGAGCGCAGGAAACAGGTCACCGAGGACTTGGTCAAACAGTTCATGACGCCCAGGAAGCTGGCCTTTGACTTTTAG